A region from the Deinococcus sp. KSM4-11 genome encodes:
- the guaB gene encoding IMP dehydrogenase: MSAPATPAPTQIPDSQDRYSYKFGQEGITFDDVLLQPRHSQVLPHQVNIEAQLTRRVRLNIPFVSAAMDTVTETGMAVAMAREGGIGVIHKNMSVEAQAEMVRKVKRSESGMIVDPITLPPHASVADADRLMGEYKISGVPITDPQGRLLGIITNRDMRFIDDMSVPIEDVMTRDDLITVPVGTTLEDAQEIFKMHRIEKLLVTDDDNMLRGLITIKDLTKRVKYPNAAKDSMGRLRVAAAIGVSADLMDRAGALVQSGVDVLVLDSAHGHSQGILQALARVKEHYDVDVIAGNVATRSGARDLILAGADAVKVGIGPGSICTTRVVTGVGVPQITAIFEASSAAMEAGIPVIADGGIKQTGDVPKAIAAGAGVVMMGSMLAGTDEAPGETILRDGRRYKSYRGMGSLGAMDQGSADRYFQSGSRKFVPEGIEGIVAYKGTAGEVIYQFVGGLKSSMGYCGAPDLATLRDTAQFVRITGASLIESHPHGVTITKEAPNYGGR, encoded by the coding sequence ATGAGTGCGCCTGCCACCCCGGCCCCGACCCAGATCCCGGACAGCCAGGATCGGTACTCGTACAAGTTCGGCCAGGAGGGCATCACCTTCGACGATGTGCTGCTTCAGCCCCGGCACTCGCAGGTGCTGCCCCACCAGGTGAATATCGAGGCGCAGCTGACCCGCCGGGTGCGCCTGAACATTCCCTTCGTGTCGGCCGCCATGGACACGGTGACCGAAACCGGTATGGCCGTCGCCATGGCCCGCGAGGGCGGGATCGGCGTGATCCACAAGAACATGAGCGTGGAAGCGCAGGCCGAAATGGTGCGCAAGGTCAAGCGCAGCGAGAGCGGCATGATCGTCGATCCGATCACACTGCCCCCCCACGCCAGCGTGGCCGATGCCGACCGCCTGATGGGCGAGTACAAGATCAGCGGCGTGCCCATCACCGACCCGCAGGGCCGCCTGCTGGGCATCATTACCAACCGTGACATGCGTTTCATCGACGACATGAGCGTGCCCATCGAGGACGTCATGACGCGTGACGACCTGATCACCGTGCCGGTCGGCACGACCCTGGAGGACGCGCAGGAGATCTTCAAGATGCACCGCATCGAGAAGCTGCTCGTCACCGACGACGACAACATGCTGCGCGGGCTGATTACCATCAAGGATCTCACCAAGCGCGTGAAGTACCCGAACGCCGCCAAGGACAGCATGGGCCGCCTGCGCGTGGCCGCCGCCATCGGCGTCAGTGCCGACCTGATGGATCGGGCGGGCGCCCTGGTGCAGTCCGGCGTGGACGTGCTGGTGCTCGACAGCGCGCACGGGCACTCGCAGGGCATCCTCCAGGCCCTGGCACGCGTGAAGGAACACTACGATGTGGACGTGATCGCCGGAAACGTGGCCACCCGCAGCGGGGCACGCGACCTGATCCTGGCGGGCGCGGACGCCGTGAAGGTCGGCATCGGCCCGGGAAGTATCTGCACCACGCGCGTCGTGACCGGCGTGGGCGTGCCGCAGATCACCGCGATCTTCGAGGCCAGCTCGGCTGCCATGGAGGCCGGTATTCCCGTGATTGCCGACGGCGGCATCAAGCAGACCGGGGACGTGCCCAAGGCCATCGCGGCCGGCGCAGGCGTGGTCATGATGGGCAGCATGCTTGCGGGCACCGACGAGGCCCCCGGCGAGACCATCCTGCGTGATGGACGGCGGTACAAGAGTTACCGCGGCATGGGTTCCCTGGGCGCCATGGATCAGGGCAGCGCCGACCGCTACTTCCAGAGCGGCAGCCGCAAGTTCGTCCCCGAGGGCATCGAGGGCATCGTGGCGTACAAGGGCACGGCGGGCGAGGTCATCTACCAGTTCGTCGGCGGCCTGAAAAGCAGCATGGGCTACTGCGGCGCGCCCGATCTGGCGACCCTGCGCGACACCGCGCAGTTCGTGCGCATCACCGGGGCCAGCCTGATCGAGAGCCACCCGCACGGCGTGACCATCACCAAGGAAGCGCCCAACTACGGCGGCCGCTGA
- a CDS encoding sugar MFS transporter encodes MNDPIQVSDPPPSPAFHRDWPVMLGYAGFGLYSFCVALLGPAVPFLRAELHLTYAAAGLHATMLAIGAVVVGAAGERLTRRLSRNATFRVGAAGTGLAVALLALGRAPTMTLAAALLLGLGASILLTTAQALLSERAGQHQRIALLEAGVVASLSGSLAGLLIGAAQQSGPGWRAALILPVLGALALTFWRSRPPATAQALSAPPGGRLPRAFWRAWSVVLAVVTVEWCLSFWAATYLTSRGQTPSGAASLFSLYLLALLAGRLIGGVAIRRLRHSTRDLVVAALLLTGAGFSVFWLSHDPGLQLGGLLLTGLGVANLYPLTLSLALATALEAADLASARVSLAVGLAILVAPLSLGALADRIDLQVAYGLVPCMLLTALMLLIRRSG; translated from the coding sequence GTGAACGACCCCATCCAGGTGTCAGATCCCCCGCCCTCTCCCGCCTTCCACCGCGACTGGCCGGTCATGCTGGGCTACGCCGGCTTCGGCCTGTACAGCTTCTGCGTGGCGCTGCTGGGCCCGGCGGTGCCCTTCCTGCGGGCTGAACTGCACCTGACCTACGCCGCTGCTGGCCTGCACGCGACCATGCTCGCGATCGGCGCCGTCGTGGTCGGGGCGGCCGGTGAACGCCTGACCCGACGGCTCAGCCGCAACGCGACGTTCCGCGTGGGCGCCGCCGGTACTGGTCTCGCCGTCGCTCTGCTCGCGCTGGGACGGGCTCCCACCATGACGCTCGCGGCCGCCCTGCTCCTCGGCCTGGGCGCGTCCATCCTGCTCACCACTGCCCAGGCCCTGCTCAGCGAGCGCGCCGGCCAGCACCAGCGGATAGCCCTGCTGGAGGCGGGAGTGGTGGCCAGCCTCAGCGGCAGTCTGGCTGGGCTGTTGATCGGCGCGGCGCAGCAGAGTGGGCCAGGCTGGCGCGCCGCGCTGATCCTCCCGGTGCTGGGGGCCCTGGCCCTCACCTTCTGGCGCTCACGGCCCCCGGCCACGGCACAGGCCCTATCCGCCCCGCCAGGGGGACGGCTGCCCAGGGCATTCTGGCGGGCATGGAGCGTGGTGCTGGCCGTCGTGACCGTGGAATGGTGCCTGTCCTTCTGGGCGGCCACGTACCTGACGAGCCGTGGCCAGACCCCGAGCGGGGCGGCCAGCCTGTTCAGCCTGTACCTGCTGGCCCTGCTGGCAGGCCGCCTGATCGGTGGGGTCGCCATCCGCCGGTTGCGTCACTCGACCCGTGATCTCGTGGTGGCCGCCCTGCTCCTGACGGGTGCCGGGTTCAGTGTGTTCTGGCTGTCGCACGATCCAGGCCTTCAGCTGGGCGGCCTGCTGCTTACCGGCCTGGGTGTCGCCAACCTCTATCCGTTGACCCTTTCCCTCGCGCTGGCCACAGCCCTAGAGGCGGCAGATCTGGCCAGCGCGAGGGTGTCCCTCGCAGTTGGGCTGGCGATCCTCGTGGCCCCCCTGAGCCTGGGAGCCCTGGCCGACCGGATCGATCTGCAGGTGGCGTACGGGCTGGTGCCCTGCATGCTGCTGACGGCCCTGATGCTCCTGATCCGCAGGTCGGGCTGA